GCAGCGGTGCATGTACTGCGAGGACGGCCAGGGCACGGACATCGAGCATTTCCGTCCTAAGTCCGCCTATCCGCTGCACGCCTTCGTGTGGGGCAACTACCTGCTCGCCTGCTCGCACTGCAACAGCAACCACAAGCGGACGGCGTTCCCCCTCGATGCGGACGGGACCCCGCTGCTGATCGACCCGACGGTCGACGACCCGGTCGAGCACATGGCGCTCTCGCCGAGCACCGGGCTGTTCGAGGCGCGCGACGCGAAGGGCACGGCGACGATCGCGGTCTGCGGGCTCAATCGCGACGTGTGCGCCTCCGGCCGGCAGGACGCCTGGGTGTCGCTCAGCCAGCTCGCCATCCGTTACGCCATGCTGCGCGATCGGGATCCGGCCAGCTCGCATGCGGAGGAGATCCTGCGGGCGGTCCGGCGGTACCCGTTTCAGTCGGTGCGCGTACACATGGTGGAGATCTTGAAGTCACCGCGGGCCGCGCGGTTGCTCGTGCAGCCGGAGACCCGCCAGGCTTTCGAGCGCTACCCCGAACTCGCCGGCCTTTCGGCATAGTGTCCAGGCGTCGCCCGTTCCCGTCCGGGACGGTGGGGTTCAGACGCCGCGGTCTGGGCGCTTGCGCCCCTGTCGGAGCTGCAGGATCGCCACCAGGAGTGCGGCCGTGCTCAGGACGGCGCTGAGGAGTCCGCTATGGGTGTCGATCCAGTGCGCTATGTCGATGCCGGTGGCGTCGATCGGGCGGCCCTCGGCCGGCGGGGGCGGTGGCAGCACGGACTGCTGCTGCCCGCGGTCCGCCGCGAGGAACAGCAGCAGGGACGGGACTGTCAGCACGGCGAGAATGCCGAACGTCAAGACGATGATCGTGATCTGGCTTCGGCGGTTGCGCTTGTAGCGCAGCTCGGCGTCGTCATAGGGGACTTGCTTCAGGGGCACGCGTCGCAGGTTAGCGACCGGCCAGGCCGAGTGCAGTAGGCCGAAGGGTGCATGAGTTTTGTAAGATCGCCGCGCACAATTGTCGATTGTCATCCATGAATGCGGCGCCCACACCCGTTTCACGTCCGTCAGTTCTTCGCGGACACGAGAAATGAGGTGGCGGACGTGAATCAGGATGGGCTCCCATCGTGGCGCCGCATCGTCCTGTGGGGCGGGCCGCACGCCGGAAAGAGCACCCTGGCCGCCGCGGCGTGCGTCACGCAGTTCGTCGAGGTCGACGGCGGGACCTGGCAGGCACTGCCCGGCGGGACCGACCCGGAGCCGGGAATCTACGCCGAGTTGGGCAAGCTGCTCCAGGAGGACCGCCTGCTGCCCGACCCGGATCTCGACGGGGAGACGCGGGTGCGGCTGAACCTCCGCGGGACCGTCCCGGTGCCGGGCCCCCGTCGCACGTGGTGGCAACGGCGGCTGCGGGGACCGGTCCCGCCGGTGGCGACGCGGGACCTGATCGCGAGGATCGAGCTGCTCGATCGGCCGGGTGACGACTACCGGCACTTCGTCGACGTTCGACCGGAGGACGACCAGCGCCTGAGTGCGCTCGCCGACGCGGACGGTCTGGTCTACGTCTTCGACCCGGTGGCGGAGATCCGGCGGGAACGATCGAATCGCAGCTACCAGACGAGGTTCCTTCGACTGCTGAGGAGGTGGGCGCAGGAGGAGAACATGCTCCGGGCGCGCAACTACCTGCCGCACCGGATCGCCGTCTGCGTGACGAAGTACGACGAGACCGAGGTCTACAACCAGGGCTGTGTCGGGGGATTCGGCACCCAGGGGCCCGACGACACCCGGACTCCGCGCGTCTCCGATGTCGATGCCGTCGACTACCTGCGGTGGATCTGTCGGCAGCACGGCGCCGATGACGTCTTCGCCGCCATTCGCAACAGCTTCGATCCGGAGCGGGTGCGATACTTCGTGACCTCGGCGACCGGTTTCTACGTCCGGCCCGGTGAGTCGTTCGACGCCAACGATCACGCCAATGTCGAGGCCGATGGAAAGTCGATTCGAGGCCTGGTCCGCCCCGTCAACGTTCTCGAACCGCTCATCTGGCTGGCGATGCCCTACGCCGAGACCGTGGAACGGTAGGCGATGGTGGGAGAGTTCGAGTGGCGCCGGGCGGTACGCGACCAGGAGCGGGGCGCGGTCGGTTTCACGGTCAGGACCGATCGGAGCACGGCTCACCACCAGGCGGAGCTCGATTGGATCACCCGTCGGATGGCGCCGGGCAGCCCGGAGTACCGCGCGTCCGACGAGGAAGCCGCACCGTGGGTGGTCTTCGGCGGCGCGATCTCTGACTTCCTGGGGGCGAGGATGGGCCTCGCCATCGTGAGATGGCCCCCGCCGCCGCCGATCCTGAACGCCGCCCGTGCGCCGATCAGCGTGCTGCGCTACCTGGACATGGACTTCGCCGCCGCGGCCGAGGTCGGGCTGGGATATGACGAGCTCCACCTCCTCGGACACGAGGTGTCGCCACCGCCCGGCGATCCGGTGCGCTTCGAACTGCCTGAGCCCCAGGATCGTCAGTGGATGTCCACCCGGCTCCAGGAGAGCTTCGAGGAGTACGCCCGAGTCGCCGCACTGCTCGTGGACGGCGCGCCCGTGGCGGTGAACGGAGCGGTTCAGCGCGGGCTTCGCGACCGCATCATGTTCCTGGAGACGGTCGCCTCACTGCTGCCCTACGGCCTGCGCGCGGACCTGGTCGCCGCGACGCACACCTCGCCGCGGACGAATCACGACATCCGGCTGGGCCTGGGCATAGCCGGTGATCCGTCGCATCGGCAGGTCACCTGGCGGGACCAACTCCGCGACAGCGTCGTTCCGCCGTTTCTGACCCGGCACGGTGAGGAGTACTTCCGCTGCCTGCGGGCCCTGCGCGATGCCACCGGCGATGCGGCCGAAGTCGTCCGGCTGCTGCGTGAGACGCGACAGCCGCTGTCCTTCGGCGATCAGGCGACAGTCGTGGGCGTGGTGGTCGAGCTGGCCGGGCCCTTGATCGTGTGGCTCAACATAGTCGAGGAGCGGGCGACGCTGATGGAGGTACGCAACGCGATCATCACCGGTTCGATGAGCAGCCTCGGCCGGGAGCAGTGGCGGGAGTTCGTCACCTACCTGGCGAACCGAGGGGACCGGCACGACCTCGAATACATCGGCCGGCTGGAGTCCGAGCTTCCCAACGTCGTGTTCGAGGAGTTGGTCGATCGGATCATCGTGGGCCCGGACGAGCAGGTGCTGAGCCGCTACTGGGAGATCGCGCAAGGGCTGGGAATGGCCGAGCGGCTGTTGATCGGGCTCGCGTCCACCGCCCGCGAGGACCGCAGACGAGTCGGTACCCCGGTGGTGACCATCGTCGTCCGGCTGCTCGTCCTGCTCGACGGTCCACCGGCGGACTGGGCCGAGCTGCAGGCGGTGATGAGCACGGACCCGGGACTCTGCGCGGAGCTGCTCGGGTCACTCGCGGTCTCCGACCGGATCGGTCAGGAGGAGCTGCAGGCCTGGGCCGAGTGGCTCGGAGCCGGTCGCCCCGGTGGGCCGGCGGAACTCCGCCCCTTCGCGGCGGCGATTCTCGGCGGTCCGGAGATCACGGCGGTGGAGGCGGCGGCGCTGGCTGCGGCCGGACCCCGGCAGGTCGCCGCGGTGCTCCTCGCCGCGGGCAGATCCGGCGGCCTCGCCCACGTGCTGCGCCATCTCTTCGCCAAGTCGGTCGCACTGGTGGACCAGGCGACGGACTGGCGCGACGACATCGGCCGCATCGTCGCCGAGGACGCGGCGCTGCCGCCCGAGCTGCAAGCCTACGCGGACATCCTCAGCGTCATCGCCAACGGCAAGCAGCGGCAGTTCGCCATCGACGCGGACGACGAGCAGGCTGGGCGCTACGGACGGGCGGTGCAGGCCGTCCTTCCGTCCCTGTCGAATGTGACCGTGGCCGACTCGCTGCTGGGACGGCTGGTCGAGCTGGTGTTCGGCGTTCCGGGCCGGGGGCTGTCGCACAGCGACTCCGCGTTGCGGATCGCGATCGCCATGGCTCCCGCGGGTGGGATCCGCAACGCGCAGAACCCTGTCGTCCGAGCGATCGGCGCGGCCGCCGCGAGGGACCTCTTCGGAGTCGACTCGCTGCCTCCGGACTGGCGGGAGATGACGGTGGCCTCCTCGACGGTCCTGTCGATGAGGGAGTTCGAATCCGCCGTGCGGCGCCTGGACCAGCCGGGTGAGCTCGCCGCCCACTGGATCCGCTGCTATCAGGCGGGGTGTCTGACGAGCCAGCTGGTCGCCGCCCTGTGGCGGTGGCCGTCGGTCCAGCGCCCGGAGCGGGTGGGGCTGCTGCTGGACCACGTCTTCTGGGCGCTCGCCTCCGACCACCCCGACGCTGCGAGCGACCACTACGCGGAGTGCCTCCGCCTGCTGGCCGAGCCGGCCCGGGACCGCTCGCGGCCGGCGACGGAATTCCACGCCTACCTCGCCGTTCGTGCCCAGCTCGATCTGCGCCGCGCCGCCGCGGCGCTCCGGGTGAGCCAGGCGGTCGTTCCCGCTGTGGCGGCGAGCGGTGTGTGGACGCGATCACTCGAAGGGGAGGGCTGAGGATTGAGGATCTGGCTCGGCATGGCGGACCTGGCCGCTGATCGTCCCGCGTTGCTGCGACTGGGCGAGATCGCCATCGCCGTCGCGGCGATCCTGCTGCTCGTCGTGGTTCTCGTGTGGCTTCGCAACAAGCCGAGGCTCAGCGGATCACTGGAGCTGAGCTGGCTGGCGCAGGGCCCGCTGGGGCCGAACGACGTGCTGTCGATGCAGGGGACGATTCCCCTGTGGGGATGGCGCAGGCGGATCGGCGGCAAACTCGCCCAGCACGGCTCGCCCGGTGTCGCGGTCACCGCCCCGGGCAGCGGATTCGTCCGGTGCCGCAACATCACGACGGGCAAGTCCACGGATCGTCAGCTGGAGATCGAGTACTGGCCGAGGCGCATGGACGGCCGCCGCGACGTGCGACGGTGCGACCCCCGGTCATCGGTGACCATCAACGGGGTGCTCTTCTTCTGGTCCGACGAGCCGTGATCGCGTTGTTTCCCGGAAACAGTCCCCTCGCGCGCACTCCGAGGGCCCAATTTCCGGGAAACAACGCGATCATGCCGCGCGCCGCGCCGCGCCGCGCCCGCGTTACGGGCAGGAGACCCGGTGGGCGCCGAGGGCGAACTCCTTGCCGATCGAGGAGAACCCCAGCGGCTTCGCGACCGGGCAGAACGTCGAGGCGGGCAGCTCGTACTCGGCGTGGAAGACCGGTTTGCCCGCCGCGATGAAGACCGCCAGCTCCGAGCACTCGCGGTATTTCACGCACTCCTCGTTGACCGCGAAATCCATCACCGGCGCGAGCTCGGCGGCCTGCTCGACGTCGTTCTTCAGCCCGACGGCGAGCCCGGTGTCGTGGGCCAGCTTCGCGATCCGCCGGTTGAAGGCGAGCTGGTCGGCGGCGCTCAGCGGGAACCCGCTGTCGTTGGCGTAGGCATCCACATTGTCCGGTTCCACGGCGTCGAAGCCCTTGTCCCGGCACATCCTGAAGCGCTCGGTGAGTACGGGTTCCAGCAGGTCCCAGCGCCGGATGTCGACCCAGCGCTCGCCCGACCAGCCGGTCAGCCCGCGCCCGAGCACCTCCGCCGGATAGCGGCGCCGGTCCGGCCGGAACTCCTCGTAGGCGCCCGCGTTGACGTAGCAGATCACCCTGCGCCCGGCCCGGTGCAGGGTCGCGACCTGCTCGGCCGTGGTGGTGAAGGCGTCGAGGTCGTAGACGTCGGCCTGCACCGACAGGTCGAGCTTGCCGGAGAGCTGCCACTGCCAGGTCAACCCGGCCCGTGGCTGCCAGCGCGGCCCGCTCGAGCGGACGCCGGGCGACGCCGAGGACGGCGCGCCGGTGGCGGCGGCGCTGGCGGCGGGGGCCGCGGGGGTGGACGGGGAGGTGCCCGGCGCAGCGGTATCCAGCAGCGACGGTCGGGTCGCTGCGACGACCGGCCGATCCGGGTCGTCCGCCGGATAGTTGGCGAGCGCCGTGACACCGAGCCAGATCGCGACGGCCACGGTCACCCCGGCCGTGACGGGCAGCAGCGCGCGGCGGGCGGTCATCGCTGCACCGCCGCGGTCGCGCGCAGCCAGGACGGCACCCCGCAGTAGGGCAGCGGCATGTCGAGGTCGGTGACGAGGCCGCCGCCGGCGAGCCGGGTCATCCGGGCATGGGCCTCGGGCAGGTCCCAGCTGTCCACGCCGTAGATGAGGTGCGCCGCGTTGGGCCAGTCCGGCTCGTCGGGCAGGTGGCGGTAGGCCGCCCAGGACCCCTCGAAGGTGCAGATGAGGTCTGCGAGCGGGGCGTAGGCGGGGTGCGGCCGGGTGCCCGGGTTGAGGACGACCATGCCGCCGGTCCGGCGGGTCAGCCGCGCCACGGTCAGCAGCGCGGCCGGGTCGGTCGGCACCTGGTCGAAGAAGATCCCCTCGACCGGGTAGCGGTGCCAGGCGACCAGGTCCCGCTCGACCTCGTCCTCGCTGCGCCGCTGGTAGCTGAGGTCCACATAGCCGAGCATCGGCACCCGCGCCGCCCGCAGCAGCTCCGTCGCCTCCACATAGGAGGCGTCGAGGTCGCCGCCCGGCCCGTTGTGGACGTTGACGATCGCGGTCACGAACGGCCCGGCGGCGGCGACCGCTCGCCAGGCGTCCGGATCGACGAGCGGATGGACGTAGAGCGGGATCAGCATCGTCATCGATAACTCCAGGGATCCTTCATGGCGCTGACGGCTTCCAGCAGTGCGGGCGGATAGAGGCAGAGCAGGATCAGGGCGCAGCCCTTCGTGAGCGCGACCGGCATGGTCGAGAGCAGCACCGGGATGGCGAGGGTGCTGAAGCCGATCAGCGCCCCGGCGAACCAGACCAGCGCGGTCGCGCTCATCGGCCGCCGGTGGGCGACGAGCACCAGGCAGAGGGCGTTGATCCCGGCGAGCAGGGTGGACGAGGCCACGGCCCAGGCGTCGGGCGATGCCGCGACGAGGGCGACGGACGCGCCGATGACCAGCGGCAGTGCGAGTGCCAGCCCGGTGCCGTTGCCGACGCGCCGCACGTGGCGGCGGAAGGCGGCCCGATCCGCGAGCCGCGCGCGGCCGTCGGCCACTCGCCGCTGGTGCCACAGCAGCATCAATTCGGTGAGGGGTACGCCCACCAGCAGCGGAGCGGAGGTCGCGGCCGGTGCCACGGTGCCCGCCAACTGCAGGACGACGAGCACGAAGAGCACGGCCTGCCCGGCCCCCACGACACCGTGCCCGGCCGCCGTGGCGTAACGCCGCAGGTCGGGCCGCCACGGTGACCCGCCCCGGCCGAAGGCGGGCAGGTAGGCGACGACGAGCATCGCGGTGAGCGAGATCCCCAGCGCGGCGACGCCGACGTTCCCGGCACCGGCGATCAGCGCACCGGCGGCGATCCAGCAGCCGGAGGCGACGGCGAGCGTACGCCGCTCCATCCCGGTGACGAGCGCCGCCGTGTTCGCCGCGAACAGGGCCAGCTGTGCGGCGCTGACGAGGTACGACGTGAGCGAGGCACCGGAGAGCACGAGCAGGGTCGTCCAGATGGCGGCGAGGGCCCCGAATCCGAGCGCCAGCCGCCGGGCGGCCCCGGCCCGGCCGGACTCGTTGGCGGAGCTGTAGCCGAGGTAGGCGAGCGACTGCGCGGCGCCCCAGCCGGCGATGAGCAGCCCGGTCGTGGCGTACCAGGGGAGGGTTCCGAGCAGTGGTGCCGAGCCGACCGCGACGACGGTGGGGGTGAGGTAGAGCCCGGCCCGCACCATCGCGCTCGTCACCGGCAGCCGCAGGCGCCCCTGCAGCGTTGGCGGGTCGGGCTGTCCGATGGTGGCGAGGACCTGCCGGGCCAGGGCGAAGACGGAGGAGTGGCCGTAATCGCGGTCGGCCACCCGGTCGTTGATGCCGGTCGATTCGAGGATGGCCGCGACCTCGTCGGTGTCGGCGGCCCAGCCGAGGCGGGCCTGCATCTGCCGGGCCAGCAGCGCCGAGGCGGGTGCGACCGGCACCAGGTCGGCGCTCATGCGGCCCCGCCCGTCAGGAGCTTGTAGCGTTCGAGGTAGGCGTCGAGGCAGCGGCGCAGGGTGAAGCGCGCAAGCGCCCGCTCCCGGCCGCGCCGGGCGAGATCGAGCCGCAGCTCCCGATCCCGCAGCAGCGTGATGCACGCCTCGCCGAAGGCGACCGGGTCGCGGGGCGGGACCACGATCCCCGCGTCGCCGACCATCTCGGCCACTCCGCCGACGTCCGTGCTGACTGTCGCGCGTTCACACATCATCGCCTCCACGATGGTGTAGGGCATGCCCTCGGAGATGCTCGACAGCGCCGCCACGTGTCCGGCCGCGAACGCCTCGCGGCTGCTCGCCACAGGCCCGGCGAAGGTGACGGCGTCGGTCAGGCCCAGCTCGGCGGTGAGCTCGTGGCACATCTCGGCATAGTCGGTGTTGCCCGCCGGTACGGGTCCGGCGAGGTACAGGCGCGCGTCGGGTATCTGCGCCCGGACCACGGCGAGCGCCCTGATCAGGGTGGGCAGGTCCTTGAGGGGGTCGATCCGACCGACCCAGGAGATCGTCGGCGTCGACGGCTCCTCCGGCAGGGGCGGGAAACGCTCCGGGTCGACACCGTTGGGGATGATCGTGATCCGGGCGGGGTCGGCGCCGTGGCGCTCCTCCCACCGCTGGTTGAAGCCGCTGACCGGGGCGAGCAGGTCGGCCTCGGCGTAGGCGAGCCGCGCCAGGGCCCGGTGGAACCGCAGCAGCGCCACCTTCACCCCCGGTGACTGGTCGCCGGTCGAGAGGTAGCGCTCGCGCAGGTAGACGCCGTGCTCCGTCATCAGGAACGGGGTGCCGAACCGCCACTTCGCGGCCAGCGCCACCAGGGACGACAGCCCGTTGGCGTTGGCGTGGCACACGTCCACCGGTGGCAGGACGGCCGCCAGCGGGCGTACCGAGTGCTCGATCAGGACCGCGGCCTCGTCGGCGTCGCGCAGGGTGAGCGGCGGCAGCGGCCGCGTGCCCGTGCCCTGCGCGGCGTGCCAGGCGTCGAGGAGGAGCTCGGCGAGCGGCAGCCCGTAGAGCGGGTGCCGGCCGGCGAGCCCGTGCCGGGGGCAGGTGATGGGGGAGTCCCGACAGCGCTGGCAGGACGGCCGGATGTCGGCCCGGTGCGGCATCGCCAACTCGCGCAGCGCCTCCCGGAAGGTGGCGAGGTGCTCGGGGGAGTCCCCGAGCATCCCCGCGCACATCCGCGCCGCCGCTTCGGTCAAGCGGCGGCGCGGAGCCCGGGGCCTGCCCCAGACGGGTACGGCGGTCAGCGACGCCACGTTGCCGGGGACGGTCAGGGCCGGGGTCACCGACGCCTGACCGACCATGGTGACCAGGTGCCAGTCGATGTCGGTCAGCCCGCGGACGAGCTGATCGCACCAGGTGCTGACACCACCGAGCACGTAGGGGTACGTGCCCTCATTGATCAACGCGACGCGCATCGGGTGTCCCTACGGCAGGCGGAGCAGCTGCTGGCCGTTGCCGCTGAGGCTGGTCCAGCCCGAGCGCTCCGGTCCGTAGACGGCGCCGTACGGCCCGGTCAGGATCTCCAGCCCGAGGATCGAGAGCATGACGACCTGCGTGTTCGCCGGGACGGTGATCGGCACGGCGACGGTGCTGCCGTGGTTGACGACCGTGACCCGGCCGTTGAGCAGATAGGCCTCGACACTGCGGGCGGCGACCGCGGTGCGCCAGGCGGCCTGCTGGCTCTGCAGCGTGGCCACCTCGCTCATGCGCGGCACGACGATCGGCGTGGCGGTGGTGAAGGCGGCCCGGTAGGTCGCGAGGATCGAGTCGAGCACCGGGTAGACGATGCGGTCCTCGGTGATGTTGGACTGGTGCACGTAGTGCGGCGCCGGTGAGCCGCCGATGATGTGGCCGTAGGCGATCCGCGTCTCGATCGGCACGATGTAGCTGTCGAACCCGGTGACCGTGTCGAGCGGCTCGATGCAGGTGGAGGACGGGTTGTTCTCGCAGATGCCCGAACCGCCGTCGGCGACGCTGGTGTAGATCCAGTTGTACTCGTCGACCTCCTCGGCCTTGGTGGCGACGTTGTAGAAGATGTTCATCGGGTGCCTCGGCACCGTCCGCGCCGCGCCGACCGACCGCGGCGCGGGCTCGCGGGAGGCGTCGGAGGCGAGCACCGTGATGGCCGCCTGCGCGAGCGCCGGTGCCAGGTTGGGGTTGTCGACCGCCATCTGCGGTGCCGTCTTGAGGCCGGAGTGTTCGCCGGTGACGACCTCGGCCTTGTTGATCGTGATGCCCTTGCTCTGCGCCCAGGTCACGTTGTCGGTGAACTGCGCCTTGATCTCGGCCTGCGAGGCGTAGACGATCTGCCCGGTGACCGGGTCGGTCGCACAGTGCCACGGCACGGTGCTGAAGTCCTGCACGCAGCCCAGGTAGGCGTGCGAGTAGGTGTGGTTGAGCCAGCGGAACTGGGCCCGGTCGGCGACGAGCTTCGCGGTCAGCGGGTCGGTCGGACCCGCGTCGACGCTGCCCTCGGCGTTGTAGGCGAGCTCCAGCTTCATCCCCTGCGCGTTCTGCCAGGCTTCCAGCGCCGTCACGTCGGCGGCGGTCATCCGGATGTCGGCGGGCGGGTTCGGGATCTCCGGGCAGCCGTCGCCGACGGTGCAGTTGCGCGCGGTGTCCCAGCGGGCGTCGGGCAGCAGCACGTCGTCGACGTGCACGCTGAACCAGTTGCGCCAGTAGCCCAGGTGCACGCCCTGGGTCAGCCACGTGACGAGACCGTGCCCGAGCTGCAGCGCGACGTTCTGGTACTGGTTCATCGCGAGGGTGATGACGAGCTCGTCGTGGTTGCCGTTGCGGTAGACGCCGATGATCGCGCCCGAGGTCTCGCTCGCACCGTTGACGAGCGGGGTGTAGGTCGCCCCGGCCACCGGCTCGGCGAGGTAGCCGTAGCTCTCCGAGACGTTCGGGTCGACGTCGTCGATCGGCAGGACGCCGTTGAGGTAGCCGAACCCGGCCGCCTGACCGGCAGAGGTGACCGAGAGCTGGCCGCCGTCGAGGACGCCGCTCCAGGTCGTGGTCAGCCCCACCGCCGCCGTGGGCGCGGTGTAGGCGTCGATCTGGCGTACGCCGAAGGTCTGCTCGAAGGTCGCGAGCACCGCGAGCTCGGCGGGCGGGAGTGCGTGCTCGTTGGGGAGCACCACGCCGTTGTACTTGGCCCGCGGGCGGCCCGAGACGGTGTCGGAGAGGGCACCGGCGGTCAGCGCCGGGCGACCGGGCTGGTTGAGGTCGACGGTGTCGTAGGGCACGCCCTCCCGATCCATCTGCGCGGTGATGACACCGACCCCGGCGGAGCCGTCGCTGAAGACGAGGACGCGGAGGTCGACGCGGACCCCGCTGGCATAGGCCTCGGCCGGGGCGGCGGCGAGGGCCGTCATCGCGAGGCTCGCCGCCGCGCAGGCCGCGACGAGGCGGGCCGCCCGGCGACGCGGCGGGGATATCGAGCGGAACAAGGATGTCTCCTTATATCGAAGGGGTTTAACCTGGTCAGACGGTGGCCAAGCTCCAGTCACCGGCTGCTGAGCGGACGATGTCGTCCAGTCCGAAGCGCGCGGTCCAGCCCAGGCGCGCGGAGATCTCCCCGACCCCGGCGACGACCTCGGCGGGGTCGCCGGTGCGGCGGGGCCCGACGAGGTAGGGCAGCGGCCCGACCGTCCGGCTGACCGCGTCGATCATTTCGAGCACGGAGACGCCCTCGCCCCGGCCGACGTTGAGCACGTCGGCCGAGAGCACCCCGCCGGACAGGGCGAGCGCGGCGTGCACGTGGGCCTCGGCGACGTCGCGCACGTGCACGTAATCGCGGATCGCGCTGCCGTCCCGGGTGGGGTAGTCGCCGCCGTGCACCGTCGCCGCCGAGCCCGTCCGCGCGGCCAGCAGCAGCTTGGGAACGAGGTTGGTCAGCCCGGTGTCGCGCAGCGCCGGGGCGGCGGCACCGGCGACGTTGAAGTAGCGCAGGGCGGTCCAGCGGAAACCGGCGCTGGCGGCGGCGTCGCGCAGCAGCCACTCGCCGACGAGCTTGGTCCGGCCGTAGGCGTTCTCGGGGACGGTCTGCGCGGTCTCGGCGATCGGCCCGGGGTCCGGCGGGGTGCCGTAGACGGCGGCGCTGGAGGAGAAGAGCACGTGCGGCACGCCGTGGGCGATGACGGCGCTGAGCACCGAGCGCAGCCCGTCGAGGTTGTCGCGGTAGTAGCAGAGCGGGTGCAGGGTGGACTCGGCCACGTCCTTGCGGGCGGCGAGGTGGATTATCCCGGTCGGCCGGTGGCGGGCGACGGCTGCGGCGACCTCGGCGGGGTCGCGGACATCCACCCTGACCAGGGGTACGCCCTCGGGTACGCGGGCGGCGGAGCCGGTCGAGAGGTCGTCAACGACGACGACCTCGGAATCTGCGGCGATCAGAGCGTGGACGACGTGCGCACCTATGTACCCGGCGCCGCCGGTCACCATCCAAGACATGCCCTTACAACGATGGTTAGTTGATTAGTTACGGGCGTGTCGGTTGCGTGACAGTGAGTGAGTACGAAAGTTCAACTCACTCGTACTTTTGGCTCTATTTAAGGGTTTTCCTGCTCGGTGTCCGGTCTTAATGTACCCCCGGACATAGACGATCCCCGAGGCGCC
This portion of the Allocatelliglobosispora scoriae genome encodes:
- a CDS encoding HNH endonuclease: MRRISRFALPQAALVKLSSNTEEIRRLPPGKQRADRAVALWKRLPIGTKRSIQGVLAAMSTGLQRCMYCEDGQGTDIEHFRPKSAYPLHAFVWGNYLLACSHCNSNHKRTAFPLDADGTPLLIDPTVDDPVEHMALSPSTGLFEARDAKGTATIAVCGLNRDVCASGRQDAWVSLSQLAIRYAMLRDRDPASSHAEEILRAVRRYPFQSVRVHMVEILKSPRAARLLVQPETRQAFERYPELAGLSA
- a CDS encoding endo alpha-1,4 polygalactosaminidase; this encodes MTARRALLPVTAGVTVAVAIWLGVTALANYPADDPDRPVVAATRPSLLDTAAPGTSPSTPAAPAASAAATGAPSSASPGVRSSGPRWQPRAGLTWQWQLSGKLDLSVQADVYDLDAFTTTAEQVATLHRAGRRVICYVNAGAYEEFRPDRRRYPAEVLGRGLTGWSGERWVDIRRWDLLEPVLTERFRMCRDKGFDAVEPDNVDAYANDSGFPLSAADQLAFNRRIAKLAHDTGLAVGLKNDVEQAAELAPVMDFAVNEECVKYRECSELAVFIAAGKPVFHAEYELPASTFCPVAKPLGFSSIGKEFALGAHRVSCP
- a CDS encoding spherulation-specific family 4 protein, yielding MTMLIPLYVHPLVDPDAWRAVAAAGPFVTAIVNVHNGPGGDLDASYVEATELLRAARVPMLGYVDLSYQRRSEDEVERDLVAWHRYPVEGIFFDQVPTDPAALLTVARLTRRTGGMVVLNPGTRPHPAYAPLADLICTFEGSWAAYRHLPDEPDWPNAAHLIYGVDSWDLPEAHARMTRLAGGGLVTDLDMPLPYCGVPSWLRATAAVQR
- the pelF gene encoding GT4 family glycosyltransferase PelF, giving the protein MRVALINEGTYPYVLGGVSTWCDQLVRGLTDIDWHLVTMVGQASVTPALTVPGNVASLTAVPVWGRPRAPRRRLTEAAARMCAGMLGDSPEHLATFREALRELAMPHRADIRPSCQRCRDSPITCPRHGLAGRHPLYGLPLAELLLDAWHAAQGTGTRPLPPLTLRDADEAAVLIEHSVRPLAAVLPPVDVCHANANGLSSLVALAAKWRFGTPFLMTEHGVYLRERYLSTGDQSPGVKVALLRFHRALARLAYAEADLLAPVSGFNQRWEERHGADPARITIIPNGVDPERFPPLPEEPSTPTISWVGRIDPLKDLPTLIRALAVVRAQIPDARLYLAGPVPAGNTDYAEMCHELTAELGLTDAVTFAGPVASSREAFAAGHVAALSSISEGMPYTIVEAMMCERATVSTDVGGVAEMVGDAGIVVPPRDPVAFGEACITLLRDRELRLDLARRGRERALARFTLRRCLDAYLERYKLLTGGAA
- the galE gene encoding UDP-glucose 4-epimerase GalE, translated to MSWMVTGGAGYIGAHVVHALIAADSEVVVVDDLSTGSAARVPEGVPLVRVDVRDPAEVAAAVARHRPTGIIHLAARKDVAESTLHPLCYYRDNLDGLRSVLSAVIAHGVPHVLFSSSAAVYGTPPDPGPIAETAQTVPENAYGRTKLVGEWLLRDAAASAGFRWTALRYFNVAGAAAPALRDTGLTNLVPKLLLAARTGSAATVHGGDYPTRDGSAIRDYVHVRDVAEAHVHAALALSGGVLSADVLNVGRGEGVSVLEMIDAVSRTVGPLPYLVGPRRTGDPAEVVAGVGEISARLGWTARFGLDDIVRSAAGDWSLATV